Proteins from a genomic interval of Actinoalloteichus hymeniacidonis:
- a CDS encoding helix-turn-helix transcriptional regulator, whose product MSEGAESALAGYLRSARTRLKPEDAGLSEAGPRKVTGLRREELAMLAGVSVDYYTRLEQGRSKSASPAVLDALADALRLDDAERAHLHTIARPMPFRRRRAARTQRLHPSTRSLLDTLDAARRPAFVLGRRLDVLGHNRIAALLIADFEVMPAKERNQARFVFLDAHARELYQEWDGVAADTAAMLRVDAGKYPDDPALSRLIGELSIHSTDFRRLWARNRVHQRTTGTKGYRHPLVGTLTITYQALVLGSDADQTLLVYDTEPGSPSAHALQLLAEGAGKSDADSAIPSGMQIR is encoded by the coding sequence ATGAGCGAAGGCGCGGAATCCGCACTGGCCGGCTATCTGCGTTCGGCACGAACGCGGCTCAAGCCCGAAGATGCCGGTCTGAGCGAGGCTGGCCCACGAAAGGTCACGGGGTTGCGTCGCGAAGAACTCGCGATGCTCGCAGGGGTGAGCGTCGACTACTACACCCGCCTCGAACAGGGCCGCAGCAAGAGCGCCTCCCCTGCGGTGCTCGATGCACTCGCCGACGCGCTGCGGCTCGACGACGCCGAACGGGCACACCTGCACACCATCGCCAGACCCATGCCCTTCCGACGGCGACGCGCAGCCAGAACCCAACGACTCCACCCCTCGACCAGGTCGTTGCTCGACACCCTCGACGCCGCACGGCGCCCGGCGTTCGTCCTCGGCAGGCGGCTCGACGTCCTCGGCCACAACCGGATTGCGGCACTGCTCATCGCCGACTTCGAGGTCATGCCCGCAAAGGAACGCAATCAGGCCCGATTCGTGTTCCTCGATGCCCATGCCCGCGAGCTGTACCAGGAATGGGACGGCGTCGCCGCCGATACAGCGGCCATGCTCCGCGTCGATGCGGGCAAGTATCCCGACGACCCCGCGCTCAGTCGTCTCATCGGCGAATTATCGATCCACAGCACCGATTTCCGCAGATTGTGGGCTCGCAACCGCGTTCATCAGCGCACCACCGGCACCAAGGGCTACCGGCATCCGCTCGTCGGCACCCTCACGATCACCTACCAAGCGCTCGTCCTCGGATCCGATGCCGACCAAACGCTCTTGGTCTACGACACCGAGCCGGGCTCTCCCTCCGCGCACGCCCTGCAACTTCTCGCGGAGGGAGCCGGGAAATCCGACGCCGACTCGGCGATACCCAGCGGTATGCAGATCCGCTAG